From Mya arenaria isolate MELC-2E11 chromosome 1, ASM2691426v1, a single genomic window includes:
- the LOC128238642 gene encoding succinate dehydrogenase cytochrome b560 subunit, mitochondrial-like: protein MAVCFRISSCGKLLAGSKQWMQAGWVPAVMGSTSAQKTANQMDRYWKKNRQLNRPLSPHLSIYKYDVPMVLSISNRITASAVTIAFYLGPLVYLFGGKDFAGYYAMMQSWGPLGHTLIGTTKFSLAFCFSYHFCASIRHFIWDIGQGYAKPQVYQSGYAMLVVTLLMTAGLMYL from the exons ATGGCTGTTTGTTTCAG AATTTCATCATGTGGGAAACTGTTGGCAGGCTCAAAGCAATGGATGCAAGCAGG CTGGGTTCCTGCTGTAATGGGATCAACTTCAGCCCAGAAAACTGCCAACCAGATGGATCGATACTGGAAGAAGAATCGCCAGCTTAACCGGCCACTCTCACCCCATCTCAGCATATACAA ATACGATGTGCCAATGGTCTTGTCAATATCAAACAGAATTACTGCTAGTGCTGTCACCATAG CATTCTACCTGGGCCCACTTGTGTACCTGTTTGGGGGTAAGGACTTTGCAGGCTACTACGCGATGATGCAATCATGGGGGCCCCTGGGACACACCCTAATCGGGACCACTAAATTCTCACTCGCTTTCTGCTTTAGTTACCACTTCTGTGCCAGCATCAGGCATTTT ATATGGGATATTGGTCAGGGTTACGCTAAGCCGCAGGTGTACCAGTCTGGATACGCCATGTTGGTGGTTACGCTCCTGATGACTGCCGGGCTCATGTACCTTTAG